Proteins encoded in a region of the Chryseobacterium piperi genome:
- a CDS encoding IS110 family RNA-guided transposase, with protein sequence MKSYFIGIDVSKDTLDVCILNNTNEKELLLKVNNTLEGIEEMIRSSFDQQSDLHCCFEHTGNYGLLLARLLEDQKIPYYQVPALEIKLSQGIQRGKNDKIDARRIAKYVKTYSKDLTPYLLPEQILFKVKNLLTYRSLLIKVRTQFKNAKKSFDQLTKVQDVGYEMDDIAFRIEELNENIALIEKKIYYHISEQEKISRNFDKITKVKGVGFLTAAYMIVLTHNFTSFQNPRKFNCYAGIAPFEHTSGSSIRGKTKTSKLRNRRIKTILFNGANSAIIYDEELKAYYERKKQQGKAHNSIINAVCCKLVYRMFAVVKREEPFVNLTRYNLHMS encoded by the coding sequence ATGAAAAGTTATTTTATTGGAATAGATGTTTCCAAGGATACATTGGATGTTTGTATTTTAAATAACACCAATGAAAAAGAACTGTTATTGAAAGTAAACAATACCTTGGAAGGAATAGAAGAAATGATCAGATCTAGTTTTGATCAACAATCTGATCTTCACTGTTGCTTTGAACATACCGGAAACTACGGGCTTCTTCTTGCCAGGCTGCTAGAGGATCAGAAAATACCTTATTATCAGGTTCCTGCTCTTGAAATAAAGCTAAGCCAGGGTATCCAAAGAGGAAAGAATGATAAAATTGATGCACGAAGAATAGCCAAATATGTGAAAACATATTCTAAGGATCTTACTCCTTATCTTCTTCCTGAGCAAATACTTTTTAAAGTCAAGAACCTTCTTACCTATAGAAGCCTTTTGATTAAAGTAAGAACACAGTTTAAGAATGCTAAAAAATCTTTTGATCAGCTGACTAAAGTTCAAGATGTAGGCTATGAAATGGATGATATAGCCTTTCGTATAGAAGAACTGAATGAAAATATTGCATTAATAGAAAAGAAGATATATTATCACATCAGTGAACAGGAGAAAATAAGCAGAAACTTTGATAAAATAACCAAAGTAAAAGGAGTTGGTTTTCTGACGGCTGCCTATATGATTGTATTAACCCATAATTTTACAAGCTTTCAGAACCCAAGAAAATTCAATTGTTATGCAGGAATCGCTCCTTTTGAGCATACATCAGGTTCAAGTATTAGAGGTAAAACAAAAACCAGTAAGCTTAGGAATAGAAGAATTAAAACAATCCTTTTCAATGGTGCTAATTCAGCCATCATCTATGATGAGGAATTAAAAGCATACTACGAAAGGAAAAAACAGCAGGGAAAAGCACATAATTCCATTATTAATGCCGTTTGCTGTAAACTTGTCTACAGAATGTTTGCAGTGGTAAAAAGAGAAGAACCTTTTGTAAATTTAACAAGATATAACTTGCATATGTCTTAG
- the rplT gene encoding 50S ribosomal protein L20: protein MPRSVNAVASRARRKKIIKQAKGFFGRRKNVWTVAKNAVEKAMQYAYRGRKEKKRNFRSLWITRINAGTREHGMSYSQFMGALKKNNVELNRKVLADLAMNYPEAFKAVVDQVK, encoded by the coding sequence ATGCCTAGATCAGTAAATGCAGTAGCTTCAAGAGCTCGCAGAAAAAAAATTATTAAGCAAGCTAAAGGTTTTTTCGGTAGAAGAAAGAACGTTTGGACAGTAGCTAAAAACGCGGTAGAAAAAGCAATGCAATATGCTTACCGTGGTAGAAAAGAGAAAAAGAGAAATTTCAGATCACTTTGGATCACTCGTATCAACGCGGGAACTAGAGAACATGGAATGTCTTACTCTCAGTTTATGGGAGCTCTTAAAAAGAACAACGTAGAGCTTAACAGAAAAGTTTTAGCGGATTTAGCAATGAATTACCCTGAAGCTTTCAAAGCAGTTGTAGATCAAGTAAAATAA
- a CDS encoding M28 family peptidase, with product MKNIFTFLLIGFVSHQLQSQTFIQAYQNRVNQVSQTNITTNLQQFQNLGIKTTGSTNNANTLTWIKNKYLSYGYTASQIVEDPFTFGSTNSKNLVITKTGTVYPNKYVIICGHFDSINGPGVNDNGSGTSIILEAARILKDVPTEYSIKFIHFSGEEQGLRGSYHYANNIAYQNGVRKLDIKLVFNLDQVGGKMGNTNNTIYCDEDQGGLSSNNAASTAVTQQLINCTTLYSPLQTAIDPAESTDYIPFEQKGEVITGYFEYKRSNYPHSSSDTFANTDPVYIFKVGKATVGALQHFATATTASSAALGTKESMISTLESVKIYPNPAKDYLMIEVPDSTKKFTFEITDLTGRILLKEENQTRINVSSLQKGVYLGNLKTDDHTVVRKLIIE from the coding sequence ATGAAAAATATCTTTACTTTTCTTCTTATAGGTTTTGTAAGCCATCAATTACAATCTCAAACTTTTATCCAAGCCTACCAAAACAGAGTCAATCAGGTATCACAAACCAATATTACCACCAATTTGCAGCAGTTTCAAAATCTTGGAATAAAAACAACAGGATCTACCAACAACGCCAATACCCTGACATGGATCAAGAACAAGTATCTGTCCTATGGCTATACCGCCAGCCAGATTGTAGAAGATCCTTTTACATTCGGAAGCACGAATTCTAAAAATTTAGTCATTACAAAAACAGGAACCGTATATCCTAATAAATATGTTATTATTTGCGGACATTTCGATAGTATTAACGGTCCCGGAGTTAATGATAATGGTAGTGGTACTTCTATTATCCTGGAAGCAGCCAGAATTTTAAAAGATGTCCCTACCGAGTATTCCATAAAATTTATTCATTTTTCCGGGGAAGAACAAGGCCTGAGAGGAAGCTACCATTATGCTAATAATATCGCATATCAAAATGGTGTTCGAAAACTGGATATAAAATTAGTATTCAATCTTGACCAGGTAGGTGGTAAAATGGGTAATACCAATAATACCATTTACTGTGATGAAGACCAGGGAGGATTATCCAGTAATAATGCTGCCTCTACGGCTGTAACGCAACAATTAATCAATTGCACTACCCTATATTCTCCACTTCAAACCGCTATTGATCCTGCTGAAAGCACCGATTATATTCCTTTTGAACAAAAAGGAGAAGTCATTACAGGATATTTTGAATATAAGAGAAGCAACTATCCACACTCTTCCAGCGATACTTTTGCCAATACAGATCCTGTATATATATTTAAAGTGGGCAAAGCAACCGTTGGGGCTCTTCAGCATTTTGCCACAGCAACAACAGCTTCCTCAGCCGCTTTAGGAACTAAAGAGAGCATGATCAGCACACTGGAGTCCGTAAAAATTTATCCAAATCCGGCCAAAGACTATCTTATGATTGAAGTGCCTGACTCTACAAAAAAATTCACCTTTGAAATTACAGACCTTACCGGTCGTATATTGCTCAAAGAGGAGAACCAAACAAGAATCAATGTTTCGAGTCTACAAAAAGGAGTTTACCTGGGTAATCTGAAAACGGATGACCATACGGTAGTAAGAAAATTGATCATCGAATAA
- a CDS encoding HNH endonuclease, with protein sequence MVPPQNEAQVDHIIRKREGGSGTPNNGQVLCRKCNLDKH encoded by the coding sequence GTGGTACCTCCTCAAAATGAAGCTCAAGTAGATCATATAATAAGAAAAAGAGAAGGCGGTAGTGGTACTCCGAATAATGGCCAGGTTTTATGTAGAAAATGTAATTTAGATAAACATTAA
- a CDS encoding M28 family peptidase: MKKISTLLLFSFASLGLQAQSFIQSYQNRANQVSQTNITANLHAFENLGVKTTGTINNTNALNWIKDQYVSYGYSVSQMTEDPFPFGNTTSKNLIITKTGTVYPNIYVIICGHYDTIVGPGVSDNGSGTSIILEAARILKDIPTEYSIKFIHFSGEEQGLYGSNHYADNVIFQNGSRQVNVKLVFNIDQVGGQLGNNNNTIKCEKGVNGGSANNATSSAFTQQLATCTTLYSPLQTVISTAYASDYIPFEQNGDIITGFYEHIKSNNEHTVDDTFANIDPTYVFNVGKAAVGALQHFAVATTANLGVNEADRQKYLESLRVYPNPTKDILNIELPEAFKSFDVELTDLVGHTLIKKENQNTINVSHLVKGAYIAIIKAGNQTAVRKVMIDK, translated from the coding sequence GTGAAAAAAATATCTACCCTTCTACTGTTTTCTTTTGCTTCTTTAGGCTTACAGGCACAAAGCTTTATTCAGTCTTATCAAAACAGAGCTAATCAGGTTTCTCAAACCAATATTACAGCGAATCTCCATGCATTTGAAAACCTGGGGGTAAAAACTACAGGGACAATCAATAATACCAATGCCCTGAACTGGATCAAAGATCAATATGTTTCTTATGGATACAGTGTAAGTCAGATGACAGAAGATCCTTTTCCTTTTGGAAATACCACTTCCAAAAACCTGATTATTACCAAAACCGGAACCGTATATCCGAATATTTATGTGATTATCTGCGGTCATTATGATACAATTGTAGGACCGGGAGTAAGCGATAATGGAAGCGGAACATCAATTATTTTAGAAGCAGCCAGGATATTAAAAGATATTCCCACAGAATATTCTATTAAGTTTATCCATTTTTCAGGAGAAGAACAAGGATTGTATGGGAGTAATCATTATGCAGATAATGTCATTTTTCAAAATGGCTCCCGTCAGGTTAATGTAAAACTGGTATTCAATATTGATCAGGTCGGCGGACAACTTGGTAATAATAACAATACCATCAAATGTGAAAAAGGGGTCAATGGTGGTTCTGCTAATAATGCAACGTCAAGTGCCTTTACCCAACAACTGGCTACCTGCACCACACTCTACTCCCCTCTTCAGACAGTTATCAGTACGGCTTATGCTTCCGACTATATCCCCTTTGAACAAAACGGAGATATTATTACGGGCTTTTATGAGCATATTAAAAGTAACAATGAACATACGGTAGATGATACTTTTGCTAATATAGACCCTACTTACGTTTTTAACGTTGGAAAAGCAGCAGTCGGAGCTCTTCAACATTTTGCCGTAGCCACTACAGCCAACCTGGGAGTCAATGAAGCTGATCGCCAGAAATATTTAGAGTCTCTAAGGGTTTATCCTAACCCCACCAAAGATATTCTTAATATTGAGCTGCCAGAAGCTTTTAAAAGTTTCGATGTTGAATTAACTGACCTAGTGGGACACACTTTGATCAAAAAAGAAAACCAGAATACAATTAACGTTTCGCACCTTGTCAAAGGAGCTTATATTGCCATTATAAAAGCCGGAAATCAAACTGCAGTCAGAAAAGTTATGATTGATAAATAA
- the rpmI gene encoding 50S ribosomal protein L35: MPKLKTKSGAKKRFALTGTGKIKRKNAYKSHILTKKETKQKRNLTQTSYVAAVDEKSVRRQLAIK; the protein is encoded by the coding sequence ATGCCAAAATTAAAAACGAAATCAGGTGCTAAGAAACGTTTTGCTCTTACCGGTACTGGTAAGATCAAAAGAAAAAACGCTTACAAAAGTCACATCTTAACTAAGAAAGAAACTAAGCAGAAGAGAAATCTTACGCAGACTTCTTATGTTGCTGCTGTGGACGAAAAAAGCGTTAGACGTCAATTAGCAATTAAGTAG
- a CDS encoding DUF2750 domain-containing protein yields MNLKEKENIIKLEPFKRYQYFIKKIADFEELWTIVNENGDYAISEVDDHSLISFWTAEEFILSNLDKGWENYRPLKICLEDLENELFKIIASENYLVNVFPINGKSGFVVSLEEFRRDLNEELDKIQ; encoded by the coding sequence ATGAACCTAAAAGAAAAAGAGAATATTATAAAATTGGAACCATTTAAAAGATACCAATATTTCATTAAAAAAATAGCTGATTTCGAAGAACTTTGGACAATTGTTAATGAAAACGGAGATTATGCAATATCTGAAGTTGATGACCATAGCCTTATATCATTCTGGACAGCTGAAGAATTTATATTATCAAATCTGGATAAGGGGTGGGAAAATTATAGGCCTTTAAAGATTTGCTTAGAGGATTTGGAAAATGAATTATTTAAAATTATTGCTTCTGAAAATTATTTAGTTAATGTGTTTCCTATAAACGGAAAGTCAGGCTTCGTCGTATCTTTAGAAGAATTTAGAAGAGATCTCAATGAAGAATTAGATAAAATACAATAA
- a CDS encoding DUF4265 domain-containing protein produces the protein MDKKVILTYYDVEDKLAEEVLWIEPINEKVTYQVKSIPFFAPNIAYNDIIAVEEDNGHLYFDDIVEASEHSTIQIVFFKKEKIVEVLKDIETLKCSWEGMHEQKLLAIDVSPEINYKEIRDYLEKQFENKIFDYKEACLSEKHLNDLK, from the coding sequence ATGGATAAAAAAGTCATTTTAACTTATTATGATGTCGAAGATAAATTGGCAGAAGAAGTTTTATGGATTGAACCTATAAATGAAAAAGTAACATATCAAGTGAAAAGTATTCCTTTCTTTGCTCCAAACATTGCTTATAATGATATAATAGCAGTAGAGGAAGATAACGGACACTTATACTTCGATGATATTGTTGAAGCTTCAGAGCATAGCACTATACAAATTGTATTTTTTAAAAAAGAAAAAATAGTAGAAGTCCTCAAAGATATTGAAACTCTAAAATGTTCTTGGGAAGGAATGCATGAACAAAAACTTTTAGCTATAGATGTTTCTCCAGAAATAAACTATAAGGAAATAAGAGATTATTTGGAAAAACAATTTGAGAATAAAATTTTTGATTATAAAGAAGCTTGTTTATCAGAAAAACATTTAAATGATCTTAAGTAA
- the thrS gene encoding threonine--tRNA ligase, with product MIKITLPDNSVKEFEGEVTPLDVAKSISEGLARNTISAIVNGKQVETTTPITTDSTLQLLTWNDDLGKKAFWHSSAHLLAQAILEFYPDAKLTIGPAIESGFYYDVDFGDESLSEKDFEKIEKKILENAKKGSTFSLYPVSKEEALKTYADNPYKVELISNLNDGEITFVAHDNFTDLCRGGHIPNTGIVKAVKILNAAGAYWRGNEKNPQLTRVYGISFPKQKELTEYIEKLEEAKRRDHRKLGKELGIFAFSEKVGAGLPLWLPKGTALRKKLENFLTDAQKKGGYEFVMSPHIGSKELYVTSGHWDKYGADSFQPIKTPNEGEEFMLKPMNCPHHCEIYKTSQWSYRDLPKRYAEFGTVYRYEQSGELHGLTRVRGFTQDDAHLFCTPDQLLEEFEKTIDLVLYVFSSLGFGEDFVTQISLRDPENKEKYIGSDENWEKAESAIVTAAKNKGLKTIVEYGEAAFYGPKLDFMVKDALGRRWQLGTIQVDYNLPERFDLTYIGNDNEKHRPVMIHRAPFGSMERFIAILLENTAGDFPLWLSPDQYIILPISEKYVDYAKKVSQFLENHDISGLIDDRNEKTGKKIRDAELKKIPFMLVIGENEENDGTISVRRRGEGDLGVMKMEDFVNYFKKEAAI from the coding sequence ATGATAAAAATTACACTTCCAGACAATAGTGTCAAAGAATTTGAAGGAGAAGTTACTCCTTTAGATGTGGCAAAATCTATAAGCGAGGGATTGGCTAGAAATACCATCTCTGCAATTGTTAACGGCAAACAAGTAGAAACGACCACACCTATAACCACGGATTCTACGCTGCAACTATTGACCTGGAATGATGATCTTGGAAAGAAAGCCTTCTGGCATTCTTCTGCCCACCTTTTGGCGCAGGCTATCCTTGAATTTTATCCTGATGCTAAGCTGACTATCGGTCCTGCAATCGAAAGCGGGTTCTATTATGATGTAGATTTCGGTGACGAAAGTTTATCTGAAAAAGATTTTGAGAAAATAGAAAAGAAAATCTTAGAAAATGCTAAGAAAGGTTCTACATTCTCATTATACCCTGTTTCTAAAGAAGAAGCTTTAAAAACGTATGCAGACAACCCATACAAAGTAGAATTGATCTCTAATCTTAATGATGGAGAAATTACTTTTGTAGCTCATGATAATTTCACTGATTTATGTCGTGGAGGACACATTCCGAATACCGGAATTGTAAAAGCTGTCAAAATATTAAATGCGGCCGGAGCATACTGGAGAGGAAATGAGAAAAATCCACAGCTGACCAGAGTATATGGTATTTCTTTTCCAAAACAAAAAGAATTAACCGAATACATTGAGAAATTAGAAGAAGCTAAAAGAAGAGATCACAGAAAATTAGGTAAAGAACTGGGGATTTTTGCATTTTCTGAAAAAGTAGGTGCCGGTCTTCCACTATGGCTGCCAAAAGGAACTGCTCTAAGAAAGAAATTGGAAAATTTCCTTACTGATGCTCAGAAAAAAGGCGGTTATGAATTCGTAATGTCTCCTCATATCGGGTCAAAAGAATTGTACGTAACTTCCGGACACTGGGATAAATATGGAGCAGACAGCTTCCAGCCTATCAAAACTCCTAATGAAGGAGAAGAGTTTATGCTGAAGCCTATGAACTGCCCTCACCACTGTGAAATTTATAAAACTTCACAATGGAGCTACCGTGACCTTCCTAAAAGATATGCTGAGTTCGGTACAGTTTACAGATATGAGCAAAGTGGTGAACTTCACGGTTTAACGAGAGTTCGTGGATTTACTCAGGATGATGCTCACCTGTTTTGTACTCCTGATCAGCTTTTGGAAGAGTTTGAGAAAACAATTGATCTTGTATTGTATGTATTCTCTTCATTAGGTTTCGGAGAAGATTTTGTTACTCAGATTTCATTAAGAGATCCTGAAAATAAAGAAAAATATATCGGTTCCGATGAGAATTGGGAAAAGGCTGAAAGTGCTATCGTTACTGCTGCAAAGAACAAAGGTTTAAAAACTATTGTTGAGTACGGTGAGGCTGCATTTTACGGACCAAAGCTTGATTTCATGGTAAAAGATGCCTTAGGAAGAAGATGGCAGCTGGGAACAATCCAGGTAGATTATAATTTACCGGAAAGATTTGACCTTACCTATATCGGAAACGATAACGAAAAACATAGACCGGTAATGATCCACAGAGCGCCATTTGGCTCTATGGAGCGTTTTATCGCTATTTTATTGGAGAATACAGCAGGTGATTTCCCACTATGGTTAAGCCCTGATCAGTATATAATTCTACCGATAAGTGAAAAATATGTAGATTATGCAAAAAAAGTTTCACAATTTTTGGAAAATCACGATATTAGCGGTCTGATTGATGATAGAAATGAGAAGACGGGGAAAAAGATCCGTGACGCTGAATTAAAGAAAATCCCATTCATGTTGGTCATCGGGGAAAATGAAGAGAACGATGGTACGATTTCTGTAAGAAGACGTGGAGAAGGAGATCTTGGAGTCATGAAGATGGAAGATTTCGTCAATTATTTTAAAAAAGAAGCAGCGATATAA
- a CDS encoding DUF4932 domain-containing protein: MKKILTFFLILFSTLSFSQKKPSKFIVSYNKNVETYFLAEILSADHRKVNKDFEAFKIKECSTYQPIVKRALEKYGNLNNSKIAKLTATINDTLIQKYGIGNDALMSPLLYHKEFPSSSWNEEYQFNSNSLTKEQNEEVTSLIKNYIVELHQFYVQENIADFFKENQAFYKGGIAEYNNQIPVGFTSAMEKFYGESFDQYVILISPMMMWPIDGNEGRGIGVDVKQKSGNKSIYEIASPFVKVKEKGQFGYDNQFQARFLTVHEFGHSFINKEVYKYKDKLEGFKDLFEKSNLKEVMIKTGGYGDFQTCVAEHLVRLGEIQTAIIQNDFERAEMLEAYHRKNNFIFLPRLEQKLKEYLANRTQYKTFGDFIPKLLEIFDDTSIEWINDELNKNKIAL, translated from the coding sequence ATGAAAAAAATCCTGACATTTTTTTTGATTTTATTTTCTACCCTTTCTTTTTCCCAGAAAAAACCTTCAAAATTTATTGTTTCTTACAATAAGAATGTCGAAACCTATTTCCTTGCGGAAATCCTTTCAGCAGATCATAGAAAGGTTAATAAAGATTTTGAAGCTTTTAAAATTAAAGAGTGTTCTACCTACCAGCCTATCGTTAAAAGAGCCCTAGAAAAGTATGGAAACCTTAATAATTCAAAGATTGCTAAGCTAACAGCAACAATTAATGATACATTGATACAAAAATACGGTATTGGAAATGATGCATTGATGTCGCCACTCTTATATCATAAGGAATTTCCATCAAGTAGTTGGAATGAGGAGTATCAGTTTAATAGTAATAGCCTGACCAAAGAACAGAATGAAGAGGTAACTTCCCTTATTAAAAATTATATTGTTGAATTACACCAATTTTATGTTCAGGAAAATATTGCTGATTTCTTTAAAGAAAATCAAGCATTCTATAAAGGGGGAATTGCGGAATATAATAATCAAATTCCGGTTGGCTTCACGTCGGCTATGGAGAAGTTTTATGGAGAAAGCTTTGATCAATATGTGATTCTTATTTCACCAATGATGATGTGGCCGATTGACGGTAATGAAGGCCGGGGAATCGGGGTAGATGTTAAGCAAAAATCGGGAAATAAAAGTATTTATGAAATTGCAAGTCCCTTTGTAAAGGTAAAAGAGAAGGGGCAATTTGGCTATGATAATCAGTTTCAGGCAAGATTTTTAACGGTTCACGAATTCGGACATTCTTTTATAAATAAAGAAGTCTATAAATATAAAGATAAGTTGGAGGGTTTTAAAGATTTATTCGAAAAATCAAACTTGAAGGAAGTCATGATTAAGACTGGTGGTTATGGTGATTTTCAAACTTGTGTTGCAGAACATCTGGTAAGATTAGGCGAAATCCAGACTGCTATAATTCAAAATGATTTTGAAAGGGCTGAAATGTTGGAAGCTTATCACCGTAAGAATAATTTTATTTTTCTCCCTAGGCTGGAACAAAAACTAAAAGAATATCTGGCTAATAGAACACAATATAAAACATTTGGTGACTTTATTCCGAAGCTATTAGAGATTTTTGATGATACAAGTATTGAATGGATTAATGATGAACTTAACAAAAATAAAATAGCTCTTTAA
- a CDS encoding IS5 family transposase: MYPTDLTQTQWQFIKKALDFDDRKRKYDLVVIWNAISYLVKTGCQWRLLPHDFPKWQLVYYYYSKWSNLEIFDLLLSKLREEVRRNRGQKAQASLGIIDSQSVRWGNNRSLNGFDGGKKIKGIKRHVVVDKNGFLLAVMVSVANVHDSKAALLLIKTLRYLLIPLQVILADGGYRGEIIEEIRIKFNYIIQIVMRSDKKVKGFEPIHKRWIIERTFAWFDNDRRLCRNYELLMESSENMVKLSAIKLLLNKI; this comes from the coding sequence ATGTATCCAACGGACTTAACCCAAACTCAGTGGCAATTTATAAAAAAAGCATTAGATTTTGATGACAGAAAACGAAAATATGATTTGGTTGTCATTTGGAATGCTATCAGTTATTTAGTAAAAACAGGCTGTCAATGGAGACTTTTACCTCATGATTTTCCCAAATGGCAATTGGTTTATTACTATTATTCAAAATGGTCAAATCTGGAGATTTTCGATTTATTATTATCAAAATTGAGAGAGGAAGTACGACGAAACAGGGGTCAGAAAGCGCAGGCAAGTTTAGGAATTATTGACAGTCAAAGTGTTCGTTGGGGAAATAACCGTTCACTCAATGGCTTTGACGGAGGTAAAAAAATAAAAGGAATCAAGAGACACGTTGTGGTAGACAAAAATGGTTTTTTGTTAGCCGTAATGGTAAGTGTAGCCAATGTTCATGACAGTAAGGCTGCATTGTTACTGATCAAAACACTGCGATATTTACTAATTCCGCTTCAGGTAATCCTGGCGGACGGAGGTTATAGAGGAGAGATTATTGAGGAAATAAGAATTAAGTTTAATTATATCATTCAGATCGTAATGCGGAGTGACAAAAAAGTAAAAGGGTTTGAGCCAATTCATAAACGATGGATTATAGAGCGTACATTTGCTTGGTTTGATAACGATAGAAGATTATGCAGAAATTATGAACTCTTAATGGAATCCTCTGAAAACATGGTCAAATTATCCGCCATAAAATTATTACTGAATAAAATTTAA
- the infC gene encoding translation initiation factor IF-3, which yields MRRPVQEDLHQINGKIRAREVRLVGDNVEPGVYPLDKALQIAKDQELDLVVISDKAEPFIARILDYKKFLYEQKKKQKELKAKQVKVVVKEIRFGPQTDDHDYEFKKKHAEKFLEEGSKLKTYVFFKGRSIIFKDQGEILLLKLAQELEHVGKVDQLPKLEGKRMIMMMSPKKPAK from the coding sequence ATGCGTCGTCCAGTACAGGAGGATTTGCATCAAATTAATGGTAAAATCAGAGCCAGAGAGGTTCGTTTGGTAGGTGACAATGTTGAACCTGGCGTTTACCCATTAGATAAGGCTTTGCAAATTGCCAAAGATCAAGAATTAGACTTGGTGGTAATTTCAGACAAAGCAGAACCTTTTATTGCAAGAATATTAGACTATAAAAAGTTTTTATACGAGCAAAAGAAAAAGCAAAAGGAACTTAAAGCAAAGCAAGTAAAAGTGGTCGTAAAAGAGATCCGTTTCGGACCTCAGACAGATGATCATGATTATGAATTCAAAAAGAAGCATGCTGAAAAATTCCTGGAAGAAGGTTCAAAACTAAAAACTTACGTATTTTTTAAAGGACGTTCTATTATCTTTAAAGATCAGGGTGAAATCTTACTTTTAAAACTGGCTCAGGAACTTGAGCATGTTGGAAAAGTAGATCAGCTTCCTAAACTTGAAGGTAAGAGAATGATTATGATGATGAGTCCTAAAAAACCAGCAAAATAA